From Polyangiaceae bacterium, a single genomic window includes:
- a CDS encoding glutathione S-transferase: protein MTQSTNAILLYGFPLSGHAHRARLMLNLLGLAFEETLVDLAKGEQKHPEFLEVNVFGKVPVIVDDGTVIADSNAILVYLALRYDPERSWLPKDPVVQAEIQRWLSIAAGPLAYGPAAARVSEVFGAPRDEAHPAIAKDLFTAMERHLAGRDWLVAATPTIADLALYTYCAHAPEGRISLDPYPRLRGWVARVEALPRFVPMQRAA, encoded by the coding sequence ATGACCCAATCCACTAACGCGATTCTACTCTATGGTTTTCCGCTCTCCGGCCACGCGCACCGCGCGCGACTGATGCTCAACCTGTTGGGCTTGGCCTTCGAAGAGACGCTGGTCGACTTGGCCAAAGGTGAGCAGAAGCACCCCGAGTTCCTCGAGGTCAACGTCTTCGGCAAGGTGCCAGTCATCGTAGACGACGGCACGGTCATCGCAGACAGCAACGCGATCCTCGTCTACCTAGCCCTGCGCTACGATCCAGAGCGCTCCTGGTTGCCCAAGGACCCAGTGGTTCAAGCGGAGATCCAGCGCTGGCTCAGCATCGCCGCGGGCCCCCTCGCCTACGGACCCGCTGCAGCTCGCGTGAGCGAGGTCTTCGGCGCACCGCGGGATGAAGCTCACCCGGCCATCGCAAAGGACTTGTTCACCGCGATGGAGCGCCACCTCGCCGGTCGCGACTGGCTGGTAGCCGCCACGCCGACGATCGCCGACCTCGCGCTGTACACGTACTGCGCCCACGCGCCCGAAGGCCGCATCTCACTCGATCCGTACCCGCGGCTGCGCGGTTGGGTGGCGCGCGTGGAAGCACTTCCTCGCTTCGTTCCAATGCAACGCGCGGCGTGA